Proteins encoded in a region of the Sander lucioperca isolate FBNREF2018 chromosome 4, SLUC_FBN_1.2, whole genome shotgun sequence genome:
- the dtd1 gene encoding D-aminoacyl-tRNA deacylase 1 has product MKAIIQRVTKASVTVGGEEISSIGRGLCVLLGISVEDTQKDADYLVRKILNLRLFEDENGRAWSKSVMDRNFEVLCVSQFTLQCILKANKPDFHSAMPAELAQPFYNSILENMRSTYKPELIKDGEFGAYMQVHIQNDGPVTIELMSPSGPTDPRQLSKQEKQQQRKEKTRSKGPSESSREKVASRSRQDPNASSGADGDVSSERET; this is encoded by the exons atgaaagCTATCATTCAGAGGGTCACCAAGGCGAGTGTGACAG TGGGAGGAGAAGAGATCAGTTCAATAGGACGAGGACTGTGTGTACTGCTGGGAATATCAGTGGAGGACACCCAGAAGGATGCTGACTACCT AGTACGCAAGATCCTGAACCTGCGGCTGTTTGAAGATGAGAACGGGCGGGCGTGGAGCAAAAGTGTCATGGACAGGAACTTTGAGGTGCTGTGTGTGAGCCAGTTCACGCTGCAGTGCATACTGAAAGCCAACAAGCCAGACTTCCACTCAGCCATGCCTGCAGAGTTGGCCCAGCCCTTCTACAATAGCATCCTGGAGAACATGAGGAGTACCTACAAGCCAGAGCTCATTAAGG ACGGGGAGTTTGGCGCCTATATGCAGGTCCACATACAAAATGACGGGCCTGTTACCATTGAACTGATGTCACCTAGTGGCCCCACAGACCCCAGACAG CTGTCCAAGCaggagaagcagcagcagaggaaagAGAAGACGCGCTCCAAGGGCCCCTCAGAGTCGAGCAGGGAAAAAGTCGCGTCACGTTCCCGACAGGACCCCAACGCCAGCAGTGGAGCCGACGGTGATGTGTCATCAGAGAGGGAGACCTAA